A region of Mesorhizobium sp. AR02 DNA encodes the following proteins:
- a CDS encoding ABC transporter permease, translating to MSVGDKKTMQGWLGSEQRRLLIQEYGIFLAFLILVAVLSVSNEFFLTAGNISNVLLQTSINGVLAIGMTFVILTRGIDLSVGSVVALAGIVSASFMTTSATAGIAGAPYPVALGLGIGLLVGIACGAISGLIVSRFSVPAFVTTLGMLSAARGMTLIYGGGRPVPALTPAFRWIGTGDVFGIPAPVVILAVVFAVSWWILNRTRFGRYIYAVGGNPHAARTSGINITRIQFLVYVISGGLAGFAGMLLSARTGSALPQAGIAYELDAIAAVVIGGTSLSGGVGRVTGTLIGALIIGVMNNGLDLMGIQSYYQQVLKGALIVGAVMLDQKRNYGA from the coding sequence ATGTCGGTTGGCGACAAGAAGACGATGCAAGGCTGGCTCGGTTCCGAGCAGCGCCGGCTGCTGATCCAGGAGTACGGCATCTTCCTTGCATTCCTGATCCTGGTGGCGGTGCTCTCGGTCTCCAACGAGTTCTTCCTGACGGCCGGCAACATCTCCAACGTGTTGCTGCAGACATCGATCAACGGTGTCCTGGCCATCGGCATGACCTTCGTCATCCTCACCCGCGGCATCGATCTCTCGGTCGGCTCCGTCGTCGCGCTCGCGGGTATCGTCAGCGCCAGCTTCATGACCACTTCGGCGACCGCCGGCATCGCCGGCGCACCCTATCCAGTTGCCTTGGGCCTCGGCATCGGCCTGCTGGTCGGCATTGCCTGCGGCGCGATTTCGGGCCTCATCGTGTCGCGCTTCTCGGTGCCGGCCTTCGTGACGACGCTCGGCATGCTTTCGGCGGCGCGCGGGATGACCCTCATCTATGGCGGCGGCCGTCCGGTTCCCGCGCTGACGCCGGCTTTCCGCTGGATCGGCACCGGCGACGTCTTCGGCATACCCGCACCGGTCGTCATTCTTGCCGTCGTGTTCGCCGTGTCGTGGTGGATCCTCAACCGGACGCGTTTTGGCCGCTACATCTATGCCGTCGGCGGCAACCCGCACGCGGCCAGGACCTCGGGCATCAACATCACCCGCATCCAGTTCCTCGTCTATGTCATTTCCGGCGGCCTTGCCGGCTTCGCCGGCATGCTGCTCAGCGCCCGCACTGGGTCCGCGCTCCCCCAGGCCGGCATTGCCTATGAACTCGACGCGATCGCGGCGGTGGTGATTGGCGGAACCAGCCTGTCGGGAGGCGTCGGCCGGGTGACCGGTACGCTGATCGGCGCGCTGATCATCGGCGTCATGAACAACGGCCTCGATCTGATGGGCATCCAATCCTACTACCAGCAGGTCCTCAAGGGCGCCCTGATCGTCGGCGCCGTGATGCTCGACCAGAAGCGAAACTACGGGGCCTAG
- a CDS encoding substrate-binding domain-containing protein — MKRWMIALASATALLAAPAMAQDKIKIGAAPYGLNAEFMQIWVAALQDHPAVKSGEVELTVFDGRYDALVQQDQFKTMVTQKYNAIIFAPIDVDAGAAAVQAAADAGIPVIGSNTRVHSDLLTSYVGSDDTISGYMEAKTVLDKIGCKGNVVILEGPVGQSAQISRLEGNKKALAECPDVKVLEDQTANWSRAEAQTLMENWLTAHPNQINGVIGQNDEMALGAIEAIKAAKLDVKSFTIAGIDGITDALHAVKNGDMTSILQDARAQAQGALDLAILNAKKGDYKPQSDIWETYKDMPWKDGKEKLYNVPWTPVTADNVDKLLATRK, encoded by the coding sequence ATGAAAAGATGGATGATCGCGCTCGCATCCGCGACCGCGCTGCTGGCCGCGCCAGCCATGGCGCAGGACAAGATCAAGATCGGCGCCGCGCCCTACGGGCTGAATGCCGAGTTCATGCAGATCTGGGTCGCCGCGCTGCAGGACCATCCCGCCGTCAAGAGCGGCGAGGTCGAACTGACGGTGTTCGACGGCCGTTATGACGCGCTGGTGCAGCAGGACCAGTTCAAGACGATGGTCACGCAAAAGTACAACGCGATCATCTTTGCGCCGATCGACGTCGACGCGGGCGCTGCCGCCGTGCAGGCCGCTGCCGACGCCGGCATTCCGGTCATCGGCTCGAACACCCGCGTCCATTCCGATCTTCTGACCTCCTATGTCGGATCGGACGACACGATCTCGGGCTACATGGAAGCCAAGACCGTGCTCGACAAGATCGGCTGCAAGGGCAACGTGGTCATCCTCGAAGGCCCGGTCGGCCAGTCGGCGCAGATCTCGCGCCTGGAAGGCAACAAGAAGGCGCTGGCCGAATGCCCCGACGTCAAGGTCCTCGAGGACCAGACGGCAAACTGGTCGCGTGCCGAGGCCCAGACCCTGATGGAGAACTGGCTCACCGCTCACCCGAACCAGATCAATGGCGTGATCGGCCAGAATGACGAAATGGCGCTTGGAGCCATCGAGGCGATCAAGGCAGCCAAACTTGACGTGAAGAGCTTCACCATTGCCGGTATCGATGGCATCACCGACGCGCTGCATGCGGTCAAGAACGGCGACATGACGTCGATCCTGCAGGATGCGCGCGCCCAGGCGCAGGGCGCGCTCGACCTCGCCATCCTCAATGCCAAGAAGGGTGACTACAAGCCGCAATCCGACATTTGGGAGACCTACAAGGACATGCCTTGGAAGGACGGCAAGGAGAAGCTCTACAATGTGCCGTGGACGCCGGTGACGGCTGACAATGTCGACAAGCTGCTTGCGACGCGCAAGTGA
- a CDS encoding SDR family oxidoreductase — protein sequence MTETIDVDLNFSLGGKVALVTGGASGIGSAIASAFAAKGAIVGVIDINEAVAQAKAAELGNGAKAFVCDVSNPQSVDAVFASALAAFGHVDIVVNSAGVVMLAPAEELSLDAWDKTIAINLKGTFLISQAAGRAMIKAGKGGKIINMASQAGTVAIDQHAAYCASKFGVIGLSKTLAAEWGRHGITVNTISPTVVLTELGKKAWDGPRGEALKLRIPTGRFAFPQEIAAAAVFLASNGADMINGADLLVDGGYTII from the coding sequence ATGACCGAAACAATAGATGTTGATCTCAATTTTTCGCTGGGCGGCAAGGTCGCCCTGGTCACCGGCGGCGCTTCGGGCATCGGCAGCGCCATCGCATCGGCATTCGCCGCCAAGGGCGCAATTGTCGGGGTGATCGATATCAATGAAGCGGTTGCGCAGGCGAAGGCCGCCGAACTCGGCAATGGTGCGAAAGCCTTCGTCTGCGATGTGTCCAACCCGCAATCCGTGGACGCCGTGTTCGCTTCGGCGCTGGCGGCATTCGGCCATGTCGACATCGTCGTCAACAGCGCCGGCGTCGTCATGCTTGCCCCCGCCGAGGAACTCAGTCTCGACGCCTGGGACAAGACCATCGCCATCAATCTCAAGGGAACGTTCCTGATTTCCCAGGCCGCCGGGCGCGCCATGATCAAGGCCGGCAAGGGCGGCAAGATCATCAACATGGCCTCGCAGGCCGGCACTGTCGCGATCGACCAACACGCCGCCTACTGCGCCTCGAAATTCGGCGTCATCGGCCTGTCCAAGACGCTTGCCGCCGAGTGGGGCAGGCACGGCATCACGGTCAACACGATCTCGCCGACCGTGGTCCTGACCGAACTCGGCAAGAAGGCCTGGGACGGGCCGCGCGGCGAGGCGCTGAAGCTGCGCATCCCGACCGGCCGCTTCGCCTTTCCGCAGGAGATCGCCGCCGCTGCCGTGTTCCTGGCCTCGAACGGCGCCGACATGATCAACGGCGCCGACCTTCTGGTCGACGGCGGCTACACCATCATCTGA
- a CDS encoding dihydroxyacetone kinase subunit DhaK: MQRFINNPDEVVEDTVKGFVKAHAGIVRLGSSNPRVIAARHAPVAGKVGVITGGGSGHEPAFIGYTGRNMLDAVAVGELFSSPTAKSFLDAAREANGGKGVVCLYGNYAGDNMNVKMAIKLAAKQGIEIATVVANDDVCSAGPDEREKRRGVAGEIFMWKCAGALAAESASLEDVQATAQRAIDNCRSIGVGLGPCTLPAVGHPNFLIEPGTMEVGIGHHGEPGVRVEPLKPAADIARDMVKIVLDDHALAAGTEVAVLVSGLGATPVNELYILNGTIEAEISGRGLVIHKTYVGNYFTSLEMVGATLTVMALDAELKRLLDVDVDCPARL, encoded by the coding sequence ATGCAGCGTTTCATCAACAATCCGGACGAGGTCGTCGAGGACACGGTCAAGGGCTTCGTCAAGGCGCATGCCGGCATCGTCAGGCTCGGCAGCAGCAATCCGCGCGTCATCGCCGCCCGCCATGCCCCGGTCGCCGGCAAGGTCGGCGTGATCACCGGCGGCGGCTCCGGTCACGAGCCGGCCTTCATCGGCTATACCGGCCGCAACATGCTGGACGCGGTCGCGGTCGGCGAATTGTTCTCCTCGCCGACGGCCAAGAGCTTCCTCGACGCGGCGCGGGAAGCCAATGGTGGCAAAGGTGTCGTCTGCCTCTACGGCAACTATGCCGGCGACAACATGAATGTGAAGATGGCCATCAAGCTGGCCGCCAAGCAAGGCATCGAGATCGCCACCGTCGTCGCCAATGACGATGTCTGCTCGGCCGGACCCGACGAGCGCGAAAAGCGCCGTGGCGTCGCCGGTGAGATCTTCATGTGGAAATGCGCCGGTGCGCTGGCGGCGGAAAGCGCAAGCCTCGAGGATGTGCAAGCGACGGCACAAAGGGCGATCGACAATTGCCGCTCGATCGGCGTTGGCCTTGGTCCCTGCACACTGCCTGCCGTCGGGCATCCGAATTTCCTGATCGAGCCGGGCACGATGGAGGTCGGCATCGGTCACCACGGCGAGCCGGGCGTGCGGGTCGAGCCGCTGAAGCCGGCGGCCGACATTGCGCGGGATATGGTCAAGATCGTGCTCGACGATCATGCGCTTGCGGCCGGAACCGAAGTGGCGGTGCTGGTGTCCGGCCTCGGCGCGACGCCGGTCAACGAACTCTACATCCTCAACGGCACGATCGAGGCCGAGATCAGCGGACGCGGCCTGGTCATCCACAAGACCTATGTCGGCAACTATTTCACCTCGCTGGAGATGGTCGGCGCAACACTCACGGTCATGGCGCTCGACGCCGAGCTGAAACGGCTGCTGGACGTCGATGTCGATTGTCCCGCAAGGCTTTAG
- the dhaL gene encoding dihydroxyacetone kinase subunit DhaL gives MQQFDNASAGDIVLSLADRIIENRAYLSEIDGKIGDGDHGVNMAKGFGMAADRIRGNDMSLASAFDTLGTVLMTEIGGSMGPLYGIMFTQFAETIEASPSIGAETFGAMLGSGLEGIQTIGSAKVGDKTLLDALVPAIEAFNGANAAGKPFADALDAMAAAAEQGRDSTRDLVAKIGRASRLGERSVGVLDAGATSCALILTTLASGAKQKLRSPATAGH, from the coding sequence ATGCAGCAGTTTGACAATGCTTCCGCGGGCGACATCGTGCTTTCGCTCGCCGACCGGATCATCGAAAACCGGGCCTATCTCAGCGAGATCGACGGCAAGATCGGTGACGGCGACCACGGCGTCAACATGGCCAAGGGCTTTGGCATGGCGGCGGACAGGATCAGGGGCAACGACATGTCGCTCGCCTCGGCCTTCGATACGCTCGGTACCGTGCTGATGACCGAGATCGGCGGCTCCATGGGACCGCTCTACGGCATCATGTTCACCCAGTTCGCCGAGACGATCGAAGCCTCTCCGTCGATCGGCGCCGAGACCTTCGGCGCCATGCTGGGCAGCGGCCTCGAAGGCATCCAGACGATCGGGTCGGCCAAGGTTGGCGACAAGACGCTGCTTGACGCGCTTGTGCCGGCCATCGAGGCCTTCAACGGCGCCAATGCCGCCGGCAAGCCGTTTGCAGACGCGCTCGACGCGATGGCCGCCGCCGCCGAGCAAGGCCGTGACAGCACGAGGGATCTCGTGGCCAAGATCGGCCGCGCCAGCCGGCTCGGCGAACGCTCGGTGGGCGTCCTCGACGCCGGCGCGACCTCCTGCGCACTGATCCTGACAACCCTGGCGTCCGGCGCCAAGCAGAAGCTGCGGTCGCCCGCGACCGCTGGCCATTGA